In Spirosoma sp. KUDC1026, the sequence GTAACGCAGGTTAAAATATCAAACACAACTACGCTGGAGCGGGTAAGTTACTTACCGCAATTGCAACGTGGCTTTGGTTCAGGTACGACGCCTGATGACGTACCAACCTACACACCTTACGAGAACCAGCAGTATGGTCCAGCCTTCGATGGTTCAATCGTGAACATCGGTAAACCGTTGCAGGATGGTTCAATTCAGTCGGTACCTTATAACTATAAAGGTTCACGGGAAAACTTCTGGCAGACGGGTGTCGCTAACCAGACTGATTTCAGTATTTCGTCGGGTGACGAAAAATCAACCTACTACATCTCGGGTCAGTATTTCGACCAGAAATCGACCGTACCATACGAAGGCTATAAGCGGTATAGTGTTCGGGCAAACAGTACCCGTCAGATCTACAAAAATCTGACCGCAATTTTCAACACGAACTTCATTGCGAACCGCTACGACCAAAGTAGTGCTACTGCTGCTGCATATGAAAACTTGCTTATGTCGCCTGGTCAAGTTGACGTAACGCAGTATGAGAACTGGCAGACCGATCCATTCGCAAATCCGAATGGCTATTTCAACGAGTACTACCGGAATCCCTATTTTACGCTGTCGAACTATCGCACAAAGACCCGTAACGACTATTTCCAGGGGAACCTAGAACTAAAATACCAGCCTGTTCGCGGGCTGACGCTGACGGGACGTGTTGGTATTACGGCTCGGAACAATTCGTACAAGAGCACGGTGGGTAAATTTGTTTACTCGGATTATACGAAAAGTATCTCGGGAAGCTCGAAAACGGACATTGCCGGTAGTGTAACCGACTACAGTGGTTTTTCTACGCAGCTGGTCAACGACTTCCTGGCGCAGTATAAAACGAACATCACGAAAGACTTTGCGTTTGACGTGGTGTTGGGAACGACCTTCCGGAGCAACAGTTCAAAAGATTTGAGTGCCAGCGCTAATGGCCTTGTTATCGATGGACTGTATAATCTGGGTAACTCATTGAATAACCCAACGGCCGGTGAAGCTAACTATATGGCTCGTCAGATTGGTGTATATGGCGAAGCTCGGTTTGGCTTCAAAGAGTACTTGTATCTGCACGTAACAGGCAGGAACGACTGGCGGTCGATCCTCGAAAAAGAGAATCGTTCGTTCTTCTACCCATCGGCTGACGTATCGTTTATCGTAACGGATGCCTTCCCGGCGCTGCAAACCAACAACTGGTTACAAAGCCTGAAATTACGGGGCGGTGTATCGCAGGTTGGTCAGATTAACTTGGGGAATTCGACCAACTTTGGTGCATATTCACTACTGACTACTTTTAATCAGGCATATGGTTATCCATACGCAAGCGGTGCCGGTTTCTCCATCGGTAACCGGTTAGTGTCATCAAATATCAAACCTGAAAAAACGAATGGTATTGAAGCTGGACTCGACTTTGAGTTGAAGAAATACGGTGTTAATGGTGGTTTCACGCTTTATAAAACGAACACTGTTGACCAAACGATTGTCGTAAACGTTTCAACGGCAGCCGGCTTCCAGGAGCTGTTGACAAACGTTGGTGAAGTAGAAAATAAGGGGCTTGAGTCCTACCTGAGAATTACACCAATCAAAACGGCCAGTGGTTTTGAGTTTACGGTGGGCGGTAACTACACGTTGAACCGTAATAAAGTTTTGTCGCTATCTGATCAGTCAAATCAGTTGATCATCAATAGCCAGGGTTCTTCTGCTCAAGTCTTGGCAAAAGTTGGTTCGCCATTTCCGCTCTTACAGACAACGACGTATAACCGGGACCCACAGGGACGTATTATTGTTGATCCTATCACGGGCTATCCAGCTAGTAACGGTACCTTCAGTGACGTTGGCATTACAACTCCCCCGCACATTCTGGGCTTCAACACCCTGTTGCGTTACAAAGGGTTACGCTTTACGACTTTGTTCGAATACCGGAATGGACATTACATCTTTAACGCTATTTCGGGCGGTTATGATTTCTCGGGAGCGGGTATTCGTACGTCCTGGTACAATCGTGACCGGTTCGTGATTCCAAACTCGTCCTATCTGGCAGCCGATGGTAGCTACGTAGCTAATACGAACATCGCTGTACGCAGCGGTGGTGCCGACTTCTGGACGGACCCAACACGGAACACAAACATTGGCGAGAACTACGTCAACTCAGCTGGCTTCTGGAAACTTCGCGAAGCGACTATTGCGTATGATTTCCCACAAGCTCTGCTGACTAAGACAAAATTCATCAAAGGAGCTACCCTGAGCGTTCAGGGACGTAATCTATTCATTTGGGTACCTAAATCAAACCTATACACGGACCCAGAGTATAGCGCCAACGGAACTGACAGTAATGCTGTTGGGATCACAAACCTGGCACAAACGCCACCCGCTCGTTACTTCGGCGGTACCGTGTCGTTAACGTTTTAATAGATAAACAATGAAAAAAAATCACATATATTGGGTTCTGTCGCTGCTATTGCTGGCTACGTCATCCTGTAACGACTATCTGGACATTAATACCAATCCGAACTCGGCAACCGTCGTATCGGCCCCCCTGGTGCTACCTCAGGCTATCGTTGGTTCAGCTTCATTATCTGTCAGCTACAATAACTACGGCGGGCATTTCGGGGGTTATCTGGCCAACGCCGGTGGTTTCTCTGCTTTCGGCAACTTACTCAACTACAACATTACCCCAATTGATTATAATGGTCTGTGGGTAAATACGTATGACAATCTGGAAGATTACAAATACGTAATCACCCAGACGGAGGGCTTGGACGAGCAATCGTACTATAACGCAGTCGCCAAGATCATGACGGCTTTAAATTTTCAACGGCTGGTCGATGCGTTTGGTGATGTACCGTATTCGGAAGCTTTGGGAGGTAACGGAAACCGAACACCAAAGTACGATTCAGCTCCGGTGATTTATCAGGACCTGGTCAACCAACTGGACAACGCAATTGCGATCATTAACAACGCTAAATCGCCAATCGCGCTGAATTCATCGTCCGATCCTATGTTTGGTGGTAACATGACAAGCTGGAAACAGTTTGCCAATACGCTGAAACTGCGCATGCTGATTCGTGTATCGGGTGTGTCGTCGTTGTCATCGTTTGTTACAACAAAGTTTGCTGCGCTGGATAGAACACTTGGTTTTATTACTACCGATGCAATTGTCAATCCTGGTTATGTGAAGCAGGATGGTAAACAGAATCCCTTGTGGAACTCATGGGGCTATACGGTAGCTGGTGCTTTGTCAAACTCTTCCCGTATTCCAACACAGTTTATTTATGGCTTCTACAAAGGTCAGAAATTGACTGATAACGGTCGGGGTGCTGTCATCTTCAAGAACTTCTCGGCGGGTACAACGCCTGTCAATCAGCTAGGAAACGAAGTAAACGCACCAACGATCATTACCAACTACCCAACTTGGTATACCGGTACCTACAGTAGCGCATCGAGCATCTCGAACTCGCTGGGCATTCTGAAAGGCCCCTCGATGGGACAGCCCATCATGCTGGCGGCTGAATCGTATTTCCTGCAGGCCGAAGCGCAATTAAAAGGTTTCCTGACCGGCGACGTAACAACCAGCTTCAATCAGGGTATTACGCAGTCGTTCACGTATCTCTATAAGGACGTAACGAACGTTGTATCTTCTACAAAGAACGTTGCAACGGACGTAGCGGCCTACAAAACCGACAACGCAGGCAGCTACCTGGTGAACATCAACCTGGCAACGACCAACGCACAACGTCTGGAAGCAATCATTACGCAGAAATACATTGCGGTGAACATGATCAATTCCGATGAAGGCTGGAACGAGTTCCGTCGGACGGGGTATCCTGTCACGAACCCAGCGGGCAACGGTTATACGAACATCGCGTCGAACAAATCGAACTCAACGCGGGCTGATAAAATGATTACTCGAGTGCTGTACCCATCGTCGGAGCAGTCGTATAACGCGGCTAACTACCGGCCCATTAATCAGTTTGCCGATTTAATTTTCTGGGATCCTAATTGATCAATAGACACATGAAACTAGTTAAAAATATAATTGGCTTGTTCGTGCTGGCGACTACGTTGAGCTCCTGTCTGAAAGACACGCTTTCGTTAGATCCGGCCACTTCTACGAACGTAATTGAGTTCAAAAACCCCAGTAGCTTTGTCTCACCCTACGGCAGTAAATATGCGCTGTACACCCGGGCATTTGACTTAGCTGCAGAAAACGAATACCCTGTCACAGTTAGCTACTCTGGTGCCAATGTTGCGCCGGAAGATATAACAGTTACGCTGGGTACAAACGAAGCTGCCCTGACGCAGTACAACACAGAACAGCATACGACCTATGACCTGATTCCGGCTACACTGTACAGCCTGCCAGCTTCGGTTGTCATTCCAAAAGGACAGCGTACAGCAACGGTAGCGCTGAAAGTTAAGAGCAACCAGTTTGATTTTACGAAGAACTATGTGTTGCCTATTCAGATCAAAACAGCTTCAACCGGCGAAATCAGTGGTAATTTCGGTACAATCCTGTTGAGCGTAAATGCTAAAAATAAATACGATGGCGT encodes:
- a CDS encoding SusC/RagA family TonB-linked outer membrane protein: MYKRLLCLFLSVLLIGTAYAQTRTVTGKVTSSEDGSSLPGVSVIVPGTKTGTTTNADGQFSLSVPAGARALTFSFVGFVTKRVEITGNTANTTLAPDDNVLNEVVVTAGGLTAQRRELGNQATTINSREITQGKSQNVAFGLSGRVPGLLVTAVSSGVNPNYRIVLRGNRSLTGNNQALIIIDNIISTSSILGNLNPEDIDDIQVLNGAGAAALYGSDASNGALIVTTKKGKAGVTQVKISNTTTLERVSYLPQLQRGFGSGTTPDDVPTYTPYENQQYGPAFDGSIVNIGKPLQDGSIQSVPYNYKGSRENFWQTGVANQTDFSISSGDEKSTYYISGQYFDQKSTVPYEGYKRYSVRANSTRQIYKNLTAIFNTNFIANRYDQSSATAAAYENLLMSPGQVDVTQYENWQTDPFANPNGYFNEYYRNPYFTLSNYRTKTRNDYFQGNLELKYQPVRGLTLTGRVGITARNNSYKSTVGKFVYSDYTKSISGSSKTDIAGSVTDYSGFSTQLVNDFLAQYKTNITKDFAFDVVLGTTFRSNSSKDLSASANGLVIDGLYNLGNSLNNPTAGEANYMARQIGVYGEARFGFKEYLYLHVTGRNDWRSILEKENRSFFYPSADVSFIVTDAFPALQTNNWLQSLKLRGGVSQVGQINLGNSTNFGAYSLLTTFNQAYGYPYASGAGFSIGNRLVSSNIKPEKTNGIEAGLDFELKKYGVNGGFTLYKTNTVDQTIVVNVSTAAGFQELLTNVGEVENKGLESYLRITPIKTASGFEFTVGGNYTLNRNKVLSLSDQSNQLIINSQGSSAQVLAKVGSPFPLLQTTTYNRDPQGRIIVDPITGYPASNGTFSDVGITTPPHILGFNTLLRYKGLRFTTLFEYRNGHYIFNAISGGYDFSGAGIRTSWYNRDRFVIPNSSYLAADGSYVANTNIAVRSGGADFWTDPTRNTNIGENYVNSAGFWKLREATIAYDFPQALLTKTKFIKGATLSVQGRNLFIWVPKSNLYTDPEYSANGTDSNAVGITNLAQTPPARYFGGTVSLTF
- a CDS encoding SusD/RagB family nutrient-binding outer membrane lipoprotein, giving the protein MKKNHIYWVLSLLLLATSSCNDYLDINTNPNSATVVSAPLVLPQAIVGSASLSVSYNNYGGHFGGYLANAGGFSAFGNLLNYNITPIDYNGLWVNTYDNLEDYKYVITQTEGLDEQSYYNAVAKIMTALNFQRLVDAFGDVPYSEALGGNGNRTPKYDSAPVIYQDLVNQLDNAIAIINNAKSPIALNSSSDPMFGGNMTSWKQFANTLKLRMLIRVSGVSSLSSFVTTKFAALDRTLGFITTDAIVNPGYVKQDGKQNPLWNSWGYTVAGALSNSSRIPTQFIYGFYKGQKLTDNGRGAVIFKNFSAGTTPVNQLGNEVNAPTIITNYPTWYTGTYSSASSISNSLGILKGPSMGQPIMLAAESYFLQAEAQLKGFLTGDVTTSFNQGITQSFTYLYKDVTNVVSSTKNVATDVAAYKTDNAGSYLVNINLATTNAQRLEAIITQKYIAVNMINSDEGWNEFRRTGYPVTNPAGNGYTNIASNKSNSTRADKMITRVLYPSSEQSYNAANYRPINQFADLIFWDPN
- a CDS encoding DUF1735 domain-containing protein, which encodes MKLVKNIIGLFVLATTLSSCLKDTLSLDPATSTNVIEFKNPSSFVSPYGSKYALYTRAFDLAAENEYPVTVSYSGANVAPEDITVTLGTNEAALTQYNTEQHTTYDLIPATLYSLPASVVIPKGQRTATVALKVKSNQFDFTKNYVLPIQIKTASTGEISGNFGTILLSVNAKNKYDGVYSTTGTMVDVTNAAFKSLSSAGQKVEYTLETISATKCVLVDNVYYGSPITPFWTGTGVSGYGSFSPVIEFDPATDKIISVTNYYGQPAGNTRSAALDPTGTNTYTASNKTIKIKYQMKQPSAVAASPNIRVTWDETWTYLRAR